From a single Pseudoliparis swirei isolate HS2019 ecotype Mariana Trench chromosome 12, NWPU_hadal_v1, whole genome shotgun sequence genomic region:
- the LOC130202346 gene encoding low choriolytic enzyme-like, with amino-acid sequence MTKMDLGALSSLAALLLVGLCCAGKDVEHGADDDTDITSIILRMNNGSDEFLLEGDMMVPKTRNAQKCLNKQYSCLWEKSANGLVEVPFLISDKYDVTEKSTILGAMKGFGERTCIRFVPRRRQRAYLTIEPRNGCFSLLGRIGDKQMVSLQRFGCVHHGIIQHELLHALGFYHEHTRSDRDNYIKINWENLKNFFLINFEKKDSNNLNTKYDYTSVMHYGRTAFGTNRKVTIVPIPDASAPIGQRENMSELDLLRINKLYKC; translated from the exons ATGACAAAAATGGATTTGGGAGCCCTGTCTTCTCTCGCGGCGCTGCTGCTCGTGGGCCTCTGCTGCGCCGGCAAGGACGTG GAGCACGGTGCTGATGATG ACACCGACATAACCAGCATTATTTTGAGGATGAACAACG GATCCGATGAGTTCCTGCTGGAAGGAGACATGATGGTTCCGAAAACCCGGAACGCTCAGAAGTGCCTCAACAAGCAGTACAGCTGTCTGTGGGAGAAGTCGGCCAACGGCCTGGTGGAAGTCCCGTTCCTCATCAGCGACAAATACG ACGTCACCGAGAAGAGCACCATCCTGGGCGCCATGAAGGGCTTCGGGGAGCGCACCTGCATTCGCTTCGTTCCACGTCGGAGACAGAGGGCGTACCTGACCATCGAGCCGAGGAACGG CTGCTTCTCTCTGCTCGGTCGCATCGGAGACAAGCAGATGGTGTCGCTGCAGCGGTTCGGCTGCGTCCATCACGGCATCATCCAGCACGAGCTGCTGCACGCGCTGGGCTTCTACCACGAGCACACGCGCAGCGACCGCGACAACTACATCAAGATCAACTGGGAGAACCTCAAGAACT tttttttaatcaactttgAGAAGAAGGACAGCAATAACCTGAACACGAAGTACGACTACACCTCCGTGATGCACTACGGAAG AACGGCCTTTGGAACCAACAGGAAGGTGACCATCGTTCCCATCCCCGACGCCAGCGCTCCCATTGGCCAGAGAGAAAACATGTCCGAGTTGGACCTCCTCCGGATCAACAAGCTCTACAAATGTTAG